A DNA window from Ensifer sp. WSM1721 contains the following coding sequences:
- a CDS encoding adenylate/guanylate cyclase domain-containing protein, which translates to MDLPAPLAWLVDEASASDHGADRFLADLGDRLLADGLPVAGGALTLSVPHPIIARRTWLWRAEGGAVIEALGFAGGPPSQAGHDWLAGLGPVLVETAAVAPKRPVLSWAGTRPFDPAETGRLREVARFAAAPLAAIAERATLAALLEAYLGRRSAARVQAGALRRGTGETIRAALLYADLRNFTGLSEVTEPAVMIAALDAWFDRVAGAIHAFGGEVLKFIGDGLLAIFPVTGRPVEACEAALRSVTAARAGMAHLDAARVAEGLPPLPFGTALHLGDVLWGNIGAVDRLDFTAIGPAVNLVSRLEGLCRPLGRSVLISGAVAAETTMPLVPLGEHALRGIATPCAVFTMPDA; encoded by the coding sequence ATGGATCTGCCCGCACCCCTCGCATGGCTGGTGGACGAGGCCAGTGCCTCGGATCACGGCGCCGACCGGTTCCTAGCCGACCTCGGCGACCGTCTCCTGGCCGACGGCCTTCCCGTGGCGGGCGGCGCCCTGACGCTCTCCGTGCCGCATCCGATCATCGCCCGCCGCACATGGCTGTGGCGAGCCGAAGGCGGGGCGGTGATCGAGGCTCTGGGCTTCGCCGGCGGTCCGCCGAGCCAGGCCGGACACGACTGGCTCGCCGGGCTCGGCCCGGTACTGGTGGAGACGGCCGCTGTGGCGCCGAAGCGACCCGTGCTGAGCTGGGCCGGAACGCGACCATTCGATCCCGCCGAGACCGGCCGGTTGCGCGAGGTGGCACGCTTCGCCGCGGCGCCCCTGGCGGCCATTGCCGAACGGGCGACACTTGCAGCGCTGCTCGAGGCCTATCTCGGCCGGCGCAGTGCCGCCCGGGTGCAGGCCGGCGCGCTTCGCCGCGGCACCGGAGAGACGATCCGCGCCGCGCTGCTCTATGCCGATCTGCGCAACTTCACCGGGCTCTCCGAGGTGACCGAGCCCGCGGTGATGATCGCCGCCCTCGACGCCTGGTTCGACCGCGTCGCCGGAGCGATACATGCCTTCGGCGGCGAGGTGCTGAAGTTCATCGGCGATGGCTTGCTGGCGATCTTCCCGGTTACCGGCCGGCCGGTCGAGGCCTGCGAGGCGGCGCTCCGCTCCGTCACGGCCGCCCGCGCCGGCATGGCCCATCTCGACGCCGCGCGTGTAGCCGAGGGGCTTCCGCCGCTGCCCTTCGGCACGGCGCTGCATCTCGGCGATGTGCTGTGGGGCAATATCGGCGCCGTCGACCGGCTGGACTTCACCGCCATCGGCCCCGCGGTCAACCTCGTCAGCCGGCTGGAAGGGCTGTGTCGGCCGCTCGGTCGATCGGTGCTGATCTCGGGCGCGGTCGCGGCCGAGACCACGATGCCGCTGGTGCCGCTCGGCGAACACGCGCTACGCGGGATCGCGACGCCCTGCGCCGTGTTCACCATGCCGGATGCGTGA
- a CDS encoding SRPBCC family protein, whose protein sequence is MQEALVVRRETHVPAPPAAVFALLTDPEKILRWMGTEAEVEPEPGGLYLVNVTGARFARGSFREVVPVHRLVYSFGWDGSEEVPPGSSEVEIDLIEKPDGTLLRLTHTGLPNSEQCAGHAEGWAHYLDRLAEVAAGRDPGPDPWHGRRD, encoded by the coding sequence ATGCAAGAGGCCCTCGTCGTTCGTCGCGAAACGCATGTCCCGGCGCCGCCCGCCGCCGTGTTCGCTCTGCTGACCGATCCTGAGAAGATCCTGCGCTGGATGGGAACCGAGGCCGAGGTCGAGCCGGAGCCCGGCGGCCTCTACCTCGTCAACGTCACCGGCGCTCGATTCGCGCGCGGCTCCTTCCGCGAGGTGGTGCCGGTGCACCGCCTGGTATACAGCTTCGGCTGGGACGGCAGCGAGGAGGTGCCGCCGGGTTCGAGCGAGGTCGAGATCGATCTGATCGAGAAGCCGGACGGAACGCTGTTGCGCCTCACCCATACCGGCCTGCCCAATTCCGAGCAATGCGCCGGCCATGCGGAAGGCTGGGCTCACTACCTCGACCGTCTGGCCGAGGTGGCAGCCGGGCGTGATCCGGGGCCGGACCCCTGGCATGGGCGCCGGGACTGA